aatgaaattacCCCCGTAAgaacaattcaatttcatcGTGAGCATTCAACTTAATAAGAATGGAGGTATAAGCTTCCAGAAAAGTAGGAATCATCCAGGGATGTTTAGCAAACATCAATGCCAATGTTATCTTCATCTCCTTAAGTACTTGTATGTTTTCTTCAAAACTTGGGAAATCAAGAGTTGTTTTATAGCCGGCAAGTAAGGCAGACGCAGCTGCAGCTTGAGACTCGTAACCACTAGCTCGGGGTTCATTGACTAAGAATCAGGgacacaaatgaaattaacaattaattctttttaactctgcttaaagttaaaacaaaaacaaaaacaaaacacctgTGAATTTTTGTGATTCAGCAAGAGCTGGGCCATACTTTTTCTCCTGAAGCAATAATAATACAGTGTTCACTAAAAACAACTCATTCACTGTTTgtgactgaagaagaagatccttCAGTTTTTGGAACAACAGATAAAAACATAGACTATCCTTATGTTTAGTGAGCAGGGTGGGTAACATGTTCCAGGTAAACTGCCGGCTTACTTGATTATTTTCCATCTGGGAAAGCGACATCCATCTGGGAATTAACATGTGctatataaatacaaaatgtttatttacATACCAAGTATTTTAAGCTCTTCAAACTTAGACCATCATTCCTCTCTTGTTGGGATGTTCTCAGACCAGCGAACAAATGTGTGGGCATATTCAATGTGGCTTCACACTCTGAACACAAAAGACATTTGATATTAGGAAATGCAACATATTGATAACTATATTCAGTTCATTCAACTGCCAATTAACTTATTACCATCTTTGTTTGAATTGTAACTGAACTTCCCCTCAGTGAACtcctttaaaaatgttttctgagACAAAAGATTTTTAGATAATGGgtgatttggaatgaaaataacaaacttaCTATTAATTCTACGAAAGTATCTTCTTCAGTTCTATTTGTTGCCATTATTATGACCCATAaacttcccaaaatataatcaCAGAACACTAGAAATTAGTCAAATTCAGAATTTAAATGCGCCACAAAAAGTTCTCGATACTCCAAAGGCTGATACCGAACTGAAAGTCTGATATATGTTGCACTGTTGCGCAATAGACTACATTATTTTGTGGGGCGTCTACTAGCGGCATCTGGAAACTGGAATGGATCCATTGTCAGGTTAAATTCCTTAAAAGTAAttaagaaaatggaaggatCCTTTACGCTCATTTTTTAATCTACTACACttgcattgatttttttttactcataaAATGTAAACcggagcgaaaaaaaaacgaacaataaTATCATCTCAAGAGAAAAATCGATTTGTTCAACCTGGCAACGCTATTTAGTTTGTCATtcctacaattttttttttttttcgtggcgaagttgaaatttctgtctaaatttgttgttgaattttcattatttcttatttgatcgATGCGCAtagtttgaaaatggaaaggtggtttaaaacagaataagtcacgagaaataaaatttaaaaaaaaaaaacctactacgggaatattattaataaaaaaaagtaaaatatgggGATTACAAAACTGTTGTTCAACAATTTTATCATATTGTTCAAATAGACAATTTTATCATATTCAATAAATCTTTAAGCCGAAATGAGATGAGTAGATATCAAATGAGAAATATACGGAgatgaaattaatttacgacgCAGTCAACTGTACAAAGAGTTGTTCGAAACGTAACAGTCTTACTAATGGGCAGTATGGAATTTAACTTGAATGGATGAGTTCTCCACTAATTATAAGAAGGAAGGAGTAATTTAGAACCGGAAATCTACTGGAACGCTAGAAGTGGTAGCTGATTCTACGAGAAGGAAAGCGTAGAGGAGACGATGAATTAAAActcatttttgggttttttcgatGGCCCTTGGATGAGTTCctatatacaaaaaaataatgattaaatGGTGTCTGTTCTCTtaagatttaattttgaaagtacCATCGATGGACATTCCCGTTTTAACTCTTTTGCCAACTTTCTTCAAAACATTCTCCTTTCCTTCGGCTACTTATTCAGAAGAGAAAAGCCATTAGTGTTTGAAAATTACACGACACAATTAATCAGATAAAAACTAACCAGGTTTTGGCGTGTTGGTGTTTTTTACGACGCtgatttttcctccttttggaCCTTGGCGCTGTTTTCACGACAATCAATTCTTCGATGGGCTTCTTCAGATTCGCAGTAGTAGCTCGTCGAATTTTAGCGCAAGActtgttttccgttttctttttgatggcttttgattttaaaagcaGATTACTAAACTGCAGAGCTAACTGCTTCGTATCATCTGTGCTGGCTCTCCCAGAAATTGTTTGATCACCACTCACTTCCATTCGAGTTGGTTCGGAGAACAACGCAAAAGGCGGCAAGATTGGTAATGGAATTGACGTTATCAGGGCATTAATCTTCGAATCAAAATTCATCTTCACGTCGGGAAACACTGACAAACGATGCATGCTGACGACCGATTGAAATGAGGAGCATTCCGGAAGATTTATAACGCTAACTACGAAAGGGTGGTCTTGAGACTCCAAAATCAGACATACAGTAGCCATATCAGAAAGAAATTCTCCGTAACCAGATGGAAGAGGAGacggaaatttggaaaaacggaaaaatggCCACCACCCCTTTCTGTCATGATGCCAAGCTTTAATGACAGCTTCCAGACAAACATCGGTTCCtgtaaattgaaacaatatCGTAATATAGAAATAGGCAAAATATTAGGACATTCAACTTCAAACCTTGCAAACAAATCTTGTTCATCAGATTTGCCATTACATTCCATCCTTCTTTGACAACGTCAGACGGTGTGCGATAGGCATACGCATCTAGAAAATCAAACATGAGCTTGAGGCACTTCTTAAGACGGTCCTGACTGATGTCTCTTTCGAATTCGGACTGCAAATAAAGTTTACACAAATCCAAGACCTAAATATAAAAGGATTACATTTAGGCATTATCTTACAAGTGtagggaaaaatttgaaaccttAGGATTTGCTTGGTCGATCTCCGCTATCTTCTCAAGAAAGTGAATGTTTAATCCTTTAGTGCCGTTGGGAATATACACTTTCATTATTTCCAGAGCAAGAATAGCGCTTGCAATTCCGCCATCATTTGCAACGTATCTATAAGAATACAGATTAGAAAACGAACGTATCGGgaaaacagaaatgaaattacCCCCGTAAgaacaattcaatttcatcGTGAGCATTCAACTTAATAAGAATGGAGGTATAAGCTTCCAGAAAAGTAGGAATCATCCAGGGATGTTTAGCAAACATCAATGCCAATGTTATCTTCATCTCCTTAAGTACTTGTATGTTTTCTTCAAAACTTGGGAAATCAAGAGTTGTTTTATAGCCGGCAAGTAAGGCAGACGCAGCTGCAGCTTGAGACTCGTAACCACTAGCTCGGGGTTCATTGACTAAGAATCAGGgacacaaatgaaattaacaattaattctttttaactctgcttaaagttaaaacaaaaacaaaaacaaaacacctgTGAATTTTTGTGATTCAGCAAGAGCTGGGCCATACTTTTTCTCCTGAAGCAATAATAATACAGTGTTCACTAAAAACAACTCATTCACTGTTTgtgactgaagaagaagatccttCAGTTTTTGGAACAACAGATAAAAACATAGACTATCCTTATGTTTAGTGAGCAGGGTGGGTAACATGTTCCAGGTAAACTGCCGGCTTACTTGATTATTTTCCATCTGGGAAAGCGACATCCATCTGGGAATTAACATGTGctatataaatacaaaatgtttatttacATACCAAGTATTTTAAGCTCTTCAAACTTAGACCATCATTCCTCTCTTGTTGGGATGTTCTCAGACCAGCGAACAAATGTGTGGGCATATTCAATGTGGCTTCACACTCTGAACACAAAAGACATTTGATATTAGGAAATGCAACATATTGATAACTATATTCAGTTCATTCAACTGCCAATTAACTTATTACCATCTTTGTTTGAATTGTAACTGAACTTCCCCTCAGTGAACtcctttaaaaatgttttctgagACAAAAGATTTTTAGATAATGGgtgatttggaatgaaaataacaaacttaCTATTAATTCTACGAAAGTATCTTCTTCAGTTCTATTTGTTGCCATTATTATGACCCATAaacttcccaaaatataatcaCAGAACACTAGAAATTAGTCAAATTCAGAATTTAAATGCGCCACAAAAAGTTCTCGATACTCCAAAGGCTGATACCGAACTGAAAGTCTGATATATGTTGCACTGTTGCGCAATAGACTACATTATTTTGTGGGGCGTCTACTAGCGGCATCTGGAAACTGGAATGGATCCATTGTCAGGTTAAATTCCTTAAAAGTAAttaagaaaatggaaggatCCTTTACGCTCATTTTTTAATCTACTACACttgcattgatttttttttactcataaAATGTAAACcggagcgaaaaaaaaacgaacaataaTATCATCTCAAGAGAAAAATCGATTTGTTCAACCTGGCAACGCTATTTAGTTTGTCATtcctacaattttttttttttttcgtggcgaagttgaaatttctgtctaaatttgttgttgaattttcattatttcttatttgatcgATGCGCAtagtttgaaaatggaaaggtggtttaaaacagaataagtcacgagaaataaaatttaaaaaaaaaaaacctactacgggaatattattaataaaaaaaagtaaaatatgggGATTACAAAACTGTTGTTCaacaattttatcattttgttCAAATAGACAATTTTATCATATTCAATAAATCTTTAAGCCGAAATGAGATGAGTAGATATCAAATGAGAAATATACGGAgatgaaattaatttacgacgCAGTCAACTGTACAAAGAGTTGTTCGAAACGTAACAGTCTTACTAATGGGCAGTATGGAATTTAACTTGAATGGATGAGTTCTCCACTAATTATAAGAAGGAAGGAGTAATTTAGAACCGGAAATCTACTGGAACGCTAGAAGTGGTAGCTGATTCTACGAGAAGGAAAGCGTAGAGGAGACGATGAATTAAAActcatttttgggttttttcgatGGCCCTTGGATGAGTGGATGAGCTCctatatacaaaaaaataatgattaaatGGTGTCTGTTCTCTtaagatttaattttgaaagtacCATCGATGGACATTCCCGTTTTAACTCTTTTGCCAACTTTCTTCAAAACATTCTCCTTTCCTTCGGC
Above is a genomic segment from Daphnia pulicaria isolate SC F1-1A chromosome 8, SC_F0-13Bv2, whole genome shotgun sequence containing:
- the LOC124312352 gene encoding uncharacterized protein LOC124312352 isoform X2; its protein translation is MATNRTEEDTFVELIKTFLKEFTEGKFSYNSNKDECEATLNMPTHLFAGLRTSQQERNDGLSLKSLKYLMENNQVSRQFTWNMLPTLLTKHKDSLCFYLLFQKLKDLLLQSQTVNELFLVNTVLLLLQEKKYGPALAESQKFTVNEPRASGYESQAAAASALLAGYKTTLDFPSFEENIQVLKEMKITLALMFAKHPWMIPTFLEAYTSILIKLNAHDEIELFLRGYVANDGGIASAILALEIMKVYIPNGTKGLNIHFLEKIAEIDQANPKVLDLCKLYLQSEFERDISQDRLKKCLKLMFDFLDAYAYRTPSDVVKEGWNVMANLMNKICLQGTDVCLEAVIKAWHHDRKGWWPFFRFSKFPSPLPSGYGEFLSDMATVCLILESQDHPFVVSVINLPECSSFQSVVSMHRLSVFPDVKMNFDSKINALITSIPLPILPPFALFSEPTRMEVSGDQTISGRASTDDTKQLALQFSNLLLKSKAIKKKTENKSCAKIRRATTANLKKPIEELIVVKTAPRSKRRKNQRRKKHQHAKTCRRKGECFEESWQKS
- the LOC124312352 gene encoding uncharacterized protein LOC124312352 isoform X1 — its product is MATNRTEEDTFVELIKTFLKEFTEGKFSYNSNKDECEATLNMPTHLFAGLRTSQQERNDGLSLKSLKYLMENNQVSRQFTWNMLPTLLTKHKDSLCFYLLFQKLKDLLLQSQTVNELFLVNTVLLLLQEKKYGPALAESQKFTVNEPRASGYESQAAAASALLAGYKTTLDFPSFEENIQVLKEMKITLALMFAKHPWMIPTFLEAYTSILIKLNAHDEIELFLRGYVANDGGIASAILALEIMKVYIPNGTKGLNIHFLEKIAEIDQANPKVLDLCKLYLQSEFERDISQDRLKKCLKLMFDFLDAYAYRTPSDVVKEGWNVMANLMNKICLQGTDVCLEAVIKAWHHDRKGWWPFFRFSKFPSPLPSGYGEFLSDMATVCLILESQDHPFVVSVINLPECSSFQSVVSMHRLSVFPDVKMNFDSKINALITSIPLPILPPFALFSEPTRMEVSGDQTISGRASTDDTKQLALQFSNLLLKSKAIKKKTENKSCAKIRRATTANLKKPIEELIVVKTAPRSKRRKNQRRKKHQHAKTCSRRKGECFEESWQKS